The Geminocystis sp. NIES-3708 genomic sequence CTAGGTAATCTCCCATCGTAACTTTTAAACTATCATTAATTATCTGTTGATATTCTGACTTATTATCACCCCAAATAAAATTAATAATTTTACTATTTATTATGGATTTATTCTCAGATGCTAAGTTATTAAAATTAGGTAGATTATAAACAAGTAGATGAGGATTATAACTCATAATTTTTTGAGCTTGATATTGATGATTGGCAAGAATAACTTTTACTTTACTAAATAAATATAATTCTTCTTCTAATTCTTGTTTATCGATTTCTTGATGATTAATGATAGGATAATAATATGATTGTAAATTCGATACCTGACAAATAATAGGAATATGATTTAATCCCATTTTTTCAACCAAAATCTGATTGTTAATAGAATCGATAAAAATAGTATCTAAATCTTCTTTTTGTAGATAATTTATCAAATTATGAGGAATAGATAAAGTATTTATATCAACTACGTTTCTAGTAAAAGTTATCTTATTTTCATAAACATTTTTAAAATATTTTTCTGAACTTATTTTTTTTATAAATTTAGGAGATTTTCCTAATCTTAAAAACCAAATATTTTTAAAAAAACAGTATCTAAAAATATTATTAATTTTTTGTTTAAAATTACTAAAGTTATGATCATCAAAATCAAAATTAAGAGAATAAACAATTAAATAAATACCATAACCTAATTCTGATAAACATTGTAAATGACTAAGCATAACCTGTCCATGTTCATCTAAATTTAATAAATTATCTCCATTAATAATTATTAAAATTCTAGGATTATTAGCTAAAGATTTTATTTCTTTTTTATTGGATAAATTATCAGCAAAATTTACGTCTGATAATAAACATTCAATTAAACTATCAGGAGAATGTTTTTTACACCAATCAAGACTGAATTCCTGAGCATTTTTTTGATATTGATCAATATTATTAATAACTTTGATAATAGTTTGACTGATTTGTTCTGGATTTTGATAAATTCCTCCTCTATTTTCATCCACTTGACTAGCTAACCAACTATTCGCAGGTATAATAACTGGTTTTCCTGCCGCTAAAGATTCTGTTAAAACTCCTGAAGTGCGATAACGATAACTGTTAATATCATAGGGAATCATTAATAAATCAGCACTCATTAATAATTGATAATATTCTGCTGTTGTCATGGGATTTTTGATTATTTTTACTATATCTTGAGGATATTGTTCAAGTTTTAATCTACTTGCTAAAATACCATTTTCTCCCGTATTGATATTAAAGTTAGATTGAATAGTTATTCTAATTTTTTTTGTGATTAAATAGTCTTCCCATAAATCAGCTACTATTTTTGGTAAATATAAGTAACCTTTCTCGATTCTTGCATCTCCTAAATAAACTAAATGTAAAGGTTGATTATCTTTTTTTTTGTCGATATTTTGTTGTAAATTTTCTTGTCTAAATGGAACAGGTATTTCTATTAACTTAACAGGAGAAAGACTATTATAACGTTCAACTAATTGTTTAGTATCTGTGTAAAATCTTACTTTTTCAGGAAATAATTGATGTTGATAAAATTCATTTAAACAAGCCTTAATACCTATTCCATGAGCATTTTTTACTAAATAATCATCAATATCTCGTCTTAACATTATGTGATATTGAGGTACATTATTTAAATTTTTTTGTTTTAAAAAGTATAATATTTCTTCTAGTTGTTCAATACTTAAAGTATGAATAAAAACATGATCAGTAGAATTAATTTGTAAAAAATTAATCGTTTTTTCTAAAGAACTAATAAATGAACTATTTTTATAAGTTAATAATTTTTCAATAATTTTATTAAGAATTTTTTTAATTACGTTTAAACTGAATCTAATTAAACCCCAAATTATTTTGACAATTCCCCATAAAGTATTCGTGAGAGGAATATATTTGATTAATTTAATATCATTTTTTATCCATTGGGTCAAGCGAAATAAACTACCTTCTACTTTATCGAAGAATCCTCTTGTTTTCGGTTGAATTAATTTGAGTTTAAATATTTGATAATTAATTTTTTCTCGATAATCTTTAACGATGTCAATTAAGTTAATATCTTTCTGATCATTAAGAAGTTTTTTTAATTGTTTTTGAATAATATTTAATGGTTGAGTAGAGTTATTAAACCAATCGACTTTAAATACAGAAAATACTTTAATATTATTAGGATATAAGGAAGAAGAAAAATTTTTATTAGCAACAATTATTGGTTTATAACCTCTTCTTTGTGCAGCTTCCGCTACCGATAAACTGCACTCATAATGATGTCCTTGTAAATCTTGTAGGGAATGATCAATAATAATAAATCTTTTCACTGTACTTTTAATAAACGAAATTAATAATTGATGGATAATATTATCAGCAAATAAGTGATTTATCGGCTAAATTAAAGAATAAATTAATGAAAATATCATCATGATTAGAATTGGAAACGGTTACGATTTACATCGATTAGTTGAAGGTAGAAAACTTATTTTAGGTGGTATCGAAATAGATCATCATTTGGGATTATTAGGTCATAGTGATGCAGATGTGTTAACTCATGCTATCATGGATGCTTTGTTAGGTGCTTTAAGTTTAGGGGATATTGGACATTATTTTCCACCTAATGATCCTCAATGGGCAGGAGCTAATAGTATGGAACTATTGACTCAAGTACATAAATTAATTCTTGACCGAGGGTGGACTATTGGTAATATTGATAGTGTAATCGTGGCAGAACGTCCTAAATTAAAGCCTCATTTACCTTCGATGATTAATTCTTTATCCAACAAATTGGCGATCGCATCTGATAAAATAAGCATCAAAGCCACAACCAATGAAAAATTAGGTCCAGTGGGCAGAGAAGAAGCGATCTGTGTTCACGCCGTAGTTTTACTATTATGTCAAGATAAATAAATAATTCTTAATATTATCTAATCTGAAAAGGGGGCGAGTTTCTCACTGTAATATTATTGGTTTTCGTTATTATAGTTATAGTTCCGTAAAAACTGAAATTTATAAATATTAATATTATGTCTTTAGCATTAACCAACGAAAACGTAGAACAAGTATTAGACGAATTACGCCCTTATCTCATGGCTGATGGTGGTAATGTTGAGTTAGTTGAAATTGATGGACCTACGGTAAAATTAAAATTACAAGGTGCTTGTGGTTCATGTCCTAGTTCGGCAATGACTCTAAGAATGGGTATTGAGCGACGTTTAAAAGAATATATTCCTGAAATTGCTGAAATAGAACAAGTTTTTTAGCTTTATTTGTCAAAAAAATCATATCAGAGGGTTATCCAGAAGAATTATGAGATCGCCCTCTTATTTTTTCTGAGGAAGTCATTTTATCCCATTGTTAATGTTAATTATTATAAGTTTGCCACGTCCTGATACCTGCTTTTAAACCAGCCAAAAAACTACGACTTTTAATTTGAGCATTTTCTACTTGTTTTTTAGCTGTAATCATACTACTATCGATTTTTTTGACTGCACCAGAAGCACTTTTAACACCTTCTTTCATTTCGCCACTTAATTCTGTTAATTCTATGTTTGTAGCTTTTATAGCTTCTAGTGTGTTGGGAAATTCTCTGTTTAAAGTATCAAATAATTTTTCAGCACTACGAGCGGCACGACTCAATTCTTTGGCAACAGGGATTAATACAATCAGCACCGCCGTTAAGCTAATGGATACAAGACAAAGAGAAAATCCTAACCAGAAAATAGGTTCAGTCATAATAGTTATATTTACTTATCATCTAGGTTAACTTGATTTTGACTGGCTTCAACTCCTGCGATAATAGCCGTTTTAAGACGATCAAGAGTATTATCCCATTTTTTTAAAGCTGATGTAGAAAGACGGTGACGATTAACTTGAAGAGTAGAGGAAAAATCTTGAGCTATTTCTGGTAATGCCTCGGCGGTTTTCTTTAAAACTTTTCTATTTTCTGAGCCATTGCGGGGAGAAAATAAAAGAGTTGCTATGGTAGCGATGCCACTACCCACTACTAACCCTATAATAAAATTGTTATTTTTTTGATCTTGACTCATGAAACATTACCCGTTAATTGACTCTTACATTATTAAACAGAAGTTTCTACGATTTTACAAGAACATCCTTTAACAATGGTGGTAATTGTCGCATAATTTTACCTTTTTCTCGATCAATACCTACTAAAGTCACTCTACCACTAACATAAATCAAAGAACTTTCTTCCGCTGTAATTTGATAATCCCAATGGATTCTTACCCCTTGAATTTCATTCATTCTTGTTTTCACTATAGCACGATCACCCATTTTCATTGACTGGTGATAGCGGATATTTACTTCGATAACGGGTAAATCACACCCTAAATTAACCAAATCAGCGTAATTTATACCTAGCGATCGTAAATACTCTACTCTTGCCTCTTCCATCCAAGTTAAATAATTGCCATGCCAAACTATTCCCGCATAATCTGTGTGGTGAGGATGAGCTACTACAGAATATTCAAACCATTTTTCGATAGTTGCTCGAAAACCATGATCTAATTCAATCTCGGTTATAGGAGGTAATTGAGGTTGATGTATTTGAGACAATGTACTACTCCCAATCTAATTTTGATTATCAAAAATAATTTTATCATAAGATAAGTTTATATAGTATAACACTGACAAAAATTGACAATAAACAATGGATAATTAACAATGAAAATAATTACTGATTACTCATTACTCATTACCCTATATGACTTTAACGAAAAAAACTATTTGTATTACTTTAGGAACTCGTCCTGAAGCAATCAAACTTGCACCTGTGATCAAATGTTTTCAAGAAGCAGAGGATTTTGATACTAAAGTAATTTTAACAGGTCAACATCGGGAAATGGTAGAACAAGTAATGAATTTATTTGGGTTAGAGGCAACGACAGACTTAAACATTATGCAACCAAATCAGAGTTTAAGTGACATCACCTGTCGTAGTTTACAAGGATTAGAAAAATTATTTCAAAATATTAAACCTCAGTTAGTTATTACTCAAGGAGATACTACCACAGCTTTTTCTGCCGCTTTAGCCGCTTTTTATCAGCAAATTCCCGTTGGTCATGTGGAAGCTGGACTACGAACAGATAACATTTATAATCCCTTCCCAGAAGAAGCTAATCGTCGTTTAATTTCTCAAATTGCACAACTACATTTTGCTCCCACAACCTTAGCAGTGGAAAATTTACAGAAATCGGGAGTAACAGGAGAAATTCACCATACAGGTAACACCGTTATCGATGCTTTACTTTCTGTTGCTCAAAAAAATCCTCCTTGTGAGATAAAAGGCTTAGATTGGCAAAAATATAGAGTGTTATTAGTCACTGTGCATCGTCGAGAAAATTGGGGACAACCTCTAACAGATATTATTAACGGTTTACAATTAATTTTAGAGCAATTTCCTGATACTGCTATTTTATTACCTTTACATCGAAATCCTACCGTAAGAGAACCATTAAAAAAAGCCTTCGGTAATCATGAAAGAGTATTTTTAACCGAACCTTTAGACTATAAAGAATTAGTCGGTGCAATTAAACGTTGTTTTTTCCTTTTAACTGACTCTGGTGGTTTACAAGAAGAAGCCCCCAGTCTAGGAAAACCTGTTTTAGTTTTACGAGAAACAACAGAAAGACCAGAAGCTGTTACTGGTGGTACAGCAAAATTAATTGGAACAAATGCGGAGCAAATTTTATCATTTGCCAGTGATTTATTAGCAAATAAAAACAGTTATGATCAAATGGCAGAAGCAATTAATCCTTTTGGAGATGGTAAAGCGTCTAGTCGAATTGTGGAAATTTCTCGTAACTATATCAATTCTGCTACCTGATTTGTGAGATTTTGAGAGGTGTTTTAGCTATCGGCAGTCAGCGTTCTCCTAACTCCTAATTTCACTTACCCTGAGTGCGATAGAAGAAAACTGATGGGGGCAAGACAGGAAGAAAGAGGGATGACTTGGAGAAGGAGGTGATTGTTTTTAAAATGAACATCTAAATTAAATTTAACAAATAATTATCGAAAATCAATTTTAATCATGTTTAAATGAATTTTCTCCTAATCTTCTTGTCTGCTAGTCTTTTAGTATCACTTTTATTGATAATTTTAGATCGAACTCAGGTTCACTTAATCTCTATGATTTTGATAGACTTTTGCCAAAGGATGATAAATTATTTCTGCTTCTACCTCATTTAAAATACGATTATAATAAGTACTTTCTTTCTCTTTAATATTAGATAAATACAAGGATTTTTGTTGCTGAAGAAATTCTTTTTTTATGGCAACATTAGCTATTTGACCATCAAATATATTACTACATTTAAACTTATCTTTTTTTATGAGTTTATGAATTAAGTAACTGATTTTTTTGAAAAGATGGAGAGTTTTAATTTCTTCAATTTCTCCAGCAATAATGTTAATATTTTTATCATTAAAAGGCTTGATTAAATTTTCTAACCAAGAATCTTCAGGATAACAATTCCCTTTTATAAAAATGAGAATCTCTCCCTTGACTACATTTAAAAGACTTTGATAAGTATCGTTAATCTCTTGATTTTTATTAATATTAATAGGTATTATTTCATTTTCTTTATTACTATATTTTTTAGCGGTATCTAAACATAAATTAATGACTTTTATATCCCGATTATTATTTAGCAATAAAGTCTGAGATTTTCCTAATAAATTAGATTGTTTAATGACCGTTTGAACTAGCTTATCTAAAGAACTGGGAAAATTATTAATAATGATAATTATAGATAAAGATTGATGATGATTGAACAATGTTTTAGGCAAATTTAATTAAAGATTAATTGTTAATTTCAGGGGTTTTTTGTTTTTGTAATAAAGGAATTGCTCTTTGTATTGGTGGTAATTTTGAACGATCAACTTCTTTATTTTCTACAGCTGTATCATTATTATTTTGTGGTGATGGGACTGCTTGTGGTGGAACAGTATTTGGCGATATATTCGGAGGATTAGTTGTTGTAGGAGTAGGATTAGTTGTAGGAGTGGGATTAGTGGTCGTTTTTGGAGATAAAACTTTAGCCGTAGGACATAAAAAGGATAAATTAACTTGTTTTCCATTAGCATCAATCATATAACAAAGAGGGTTTGCCGATGAAATATCACTCATAAGTAACATTCCAATAATGCTTAAAGTAAGGGAATTGAAATAATTAAGCCAATGATGATTAAGGGGATCTTTCATTTTTTTAAGGATAAATATTTTTCAAATCAATTATAATCCGATGATGATAAATATGATGATTAATTATTTTTTGGAAATCTCAACTCTTTACCAATTTTCTCTGTGGATAAAATCAGAGCAATCTATGGCAGATTCAGTGTTAGCAATTAAAGGTTGAAGAGTACATTTTAAGCGATAATTATTCGTAAAATATTGACACCGACTACAAGGAATTTTGTGCATAATTTCACTTCTTTTTTTTATATCTCTTGAACTTGTGATTAATGTTGATAATAATAAACCTAAAAATATCCAAGCAATTAAGAAATAAATAGGTTGCAAATAAGAGTTATAAATCTCAAAAAAATTCTTTATAATCGGCAACATAGTAATTAACAATTAATAGTGAATAATTAAAACATATAATAATAGAAAATAAACAATAAAATTAATGATCAAGAATTAATAATTTAATGAACTGCTTGTAATAAATTAACTAATTTAGAAATTTGTTCTTTATTAAAAACCTTCGCCAGAGTTTCTGCGGCGATATTCGGATCGACACTCACTAAAATTTGTGGTAATTTAGAATAGGCAAGTTGTTCTAATCCTTGAGAAGGGGCAATTTCTGATCCTTTTCCTACTTCTAAACAATCTCCAGCTAACTTCACTTCTTTAATAATAACTGGTGCTAATAAACGGTAAGAATGTTTAGGATTACTAATGGCTTGTTTTGCACATTTAAGAATATTTTGCCAACCATTTTCTTCGGGTGCAATATTCACTAATTTATCGCACATAGTTTGTAATTGTTGACGATTATTTGGTGTTGATTCTTGTTTAAAAATCACTAACATTTGTTGCAATATTTGTCTAACTTGCATTACCACTTCATCACTAGGAATTGCAGTGAGAGAAGGACTCATAGCACGAACAGAAGCTGATGTAACTTGAGGTGGTTTTGGTACTTCTCCATCAGCCAATTGTTGAATATAATTCTGTAATTCTACAAAATGAGGTTCAGCCGCTTCCATAATTTGTTCACCCTCTTCCTCTGATAAGCCAAAAGGACCTTGTAAACGTTCCAATAAATCCTGTAGAATATCATAGGCTTTCAAAAAAAGACTTTCCAAAGTTTGATCTGTTTCAAGAGGATCATCCCGTAATATTTTAAAAGCATCTTCAAGACGATGAGCTGTTTTTTGGATGCTAGTAAAATTGAGCATTGCCGCACCACCTTTGATGGAATGAGCCGCTCTAAACAATTCATTTATACTTTCTTCATCATTCACTGCCGAAGATAAATCTAAAATACCTTTTTCGATGGTTTCTAAATGCTCTTTTGCCTCTTCAATAAAATACCCGACAATTCTTTCATTATTGGCACTATCCATACTCTTTACTCCACAAACTGACAACTGCCTTAGTTTAGTCTTTTTTTACAATCATAACTTACAACAATCAGCATTGAATAATTAATAATTAATAATGAAAGAATAAAAACAATTATTCATTATTCACTATTTACTATTCATTATCTATTACTTATTATGAATCGTCCCATTTATCTGGATAATCATGCCACTACAAAAGTAGATCCTCAAGTATTAAAAGCTATGATGCCTTATTTTACTGAATATTTTGGCAATCCTTCTAGTAACGCTCACATTTACGGTTGGGAAGCGGAAGCGGCAGTAAAACAGGCTAGAAGTATTATTGCTCAAACTATTAATGCTGATGAAACAGAGATTATTTTTACCAGTGGTGCAACGGAAGCAAATAATTTAGCAATTAAAGGCATTGCCGAGGCTTATTTTACCAAGGGTAAACACATTATAACAGTACAAACAGAACATAAAGCAGTTATTGAACCTTGTCAATATTTACAGACTTTGGGTTTTGAGGTGACTTTTTTACCTGTAGAAAAAAACGGTTTATTAGACTTAAATTTACTGACTAAAACTATTCGAGATGATACCATTTTAGTTTCGGTAATGACGGCTAATAATGAAATAGGTGTTATTCAAGATATTACTCAAATAGGAGCAATTTGTCGAGAAAATGAAGTTATTTTTCATACTGATTCCGCTCAAGCTATCGGTAAAATTTCTTTAGATGTGCAAAAAATGAATATTGATTT encodes the following:
- a CDS encoding glycosyltransferase, with protein sequence MKRFIIIDHSLQDLQGHHYECSLSVAEAAQRRGYKPIIVANKNFSSSLYPNNIKVFSVFKVDWFNNSTQPLNIIQKQLKKLLNDQKDINLIDIVKDYREKINYQIFKLKLIQPKTRGFFDKVEGSLFRLTQWIKNDIKLIKYIPLTNTLWGIVKIIWGLIRFSLNVIKKILNKIIEKLLTYKNSSFISSLEKTINFLQINSTDHVFIHTLSIEQLEEILYFLKQKNLNNVPQYHIMLRRDIDDYLVKNAHGIGIKACLNEFYQHQLFPEKVRFYTDTKQLVERYNSLSPVKLIEIPVPFRQENLQQNIDKKKDNQPLHLVYLGDARIEKGYLYLPKIVADLWEDYLITKKIRITIQSNFNINTGENGILASRLKLEQYPQDIVKIIKNPMTTAEYYQLLMSADLLMIPYDINSYRYRTSGVLTESLAAGKPVIIPANSWLASQVDENRGGIYQNPEQISQTIIKVINNIDQYQKNAQEFSLDWCKKHSPDSLIECLLSDVNFADNLSNKKEIKSLANNPRILIIINGDNLLNLDEHGQVMLSHLQCLSELGYGIYLIVYSLNFDFDDHNFSNFKQKINNIFRYCFFKNIWFLRLGKSPKFIKKISSEKYFKNVYENKITFTRNVVDINTLSIPHNLINYLQKEDLDTIFIDSINNQILVEKMGLNHIPIICQVSNLQSYYYPIINHQEIDKQELEEELYLFSKVKVILANHQYQAQKIMSYNPHLLVYNLPNFNNLASENKSIINSKIINFIWGDNKSEYQQIINDSLKVTMGDYLVKNNLIEEGKKIAILYPWGDILERKAGASQRVGLLIDYLQEKGNSVWLFTIGQEKELILDNVRYSFYDQNFQDLELINQVYTNSYNTLINTNQLKKVDSNNHQNIEKQEENIQQIAEDWRLSMYNQFRFDNNFKKSIEKIIDWADIVILEYPFWGKTVSKICQEKNVQLIITAHDMLCQQVAVNSPIYQVLLAEEISSLKTANQVVCVSKEDQEFLYKWDINSRIISNPVNINLPLRQKVISDQEKWLNFYPWLRENYCLFVGSGHFPNLEAVTEIKKIAFNYREKKSDIPCKFIFIGSCCQVENNDNYISLGKVDIELLMIAYQQAKLIVAPMLSGTGSSLKIMEAMSFAKVILGTNIAFRGYDINDKIQAIIEDNLTRYPDIISQLLMDNELLDDIGKNAENLAKNYDYRKLYNGYLELIKKLK
- the ispF gene encoding 2-C-methyl-D-erythritol 2,4-cyclodiphosphate synthase gives rise to the protein MMIRIGNGYDLHRLVEGRKLILGGIEIDHHLGLLGHSDADVLTHAIMDALLGALSLGDIGHYFPPNDPQWAGANSMELLTQVHKLILDRGWTIGNIDSVIVAERPKLKPHLPSMINSLSNKLAIASDKISIKATTNEKLGPVGREEAICVHAVVLLLCQDK
- a CDS encoding NifU family protein; protein product: MSLALTNENVEQVLDELRPYLMADGGNVELVEIDGPTVKLKLQGACGSCPSSAMTLRMGIERRLKEYIPEIAEIEQVF
- a CDS encoding YtxH domain-containing protein, which translates into the protein MSQDQKNNNFIIGLVVGSGIATIATLLFSPRNGSENRKVLKKTAEALPEIAQDFSSTLQVNRHRLSTSALKKWDNTLDRLKTAIIAGVEASQNQVNLDDK
- a CDS encoding thioesterase family protein; amino-acid sequence: MSQIHQPQLPPITEIELDHGFRATIEKWFEYSVVAHPHHTDYAGIVWHGNYLTWMEEARVEYLRSLGINYADLVNLGCDLPVIEVNIRYHQSMKMGDRAIVKTRMNEIQGVRIHWDYQITAEESSLIYVSGRVTLVGIDREKGKIMRQLPPLLKDVLVKS
- the wecB gene encoding non-hydrolyzing UDP-N-acetylglucosamine 2-epimerase; the protein is MTLTKKTICITLGTRPEAIKLAPVIKCFQEAEDFDTKVILTGQHREMVEQVMNLFGLEATTDLNIMQPNQSLSDITCRSLQGLEKLFQNIKPQLVITQGDTTTAFSAALAAFYQQIPVGHVEAGLRTDNIYNPFPEEANRRLISQIAQLHFAPTTLAVENLQKSGVTGEIHHTGNTVIDALLSVAQKNPPCEIKGLDWQKYRVLLVTVHRRENWGQPLTDIINGLQLILEQFPDTAILLPLHRNPTVREPLKKAFGNHERVFLTEPLDYKELVGAIKRCFFLLTDSGGLQEEAPSLGKPVLVLRETTERPEAVTGGTAKLIGTNAEQILSFASDLLANKNSYDQMAEAINPFGDGKASSRIVEISRNYINSAT
- a CDS encoding glycosyltransferase gives rise to the protein MPKTLFNHHQSLSIIIIINNFPSSLDKLVQTVIKQSNLLGKSQTLLLNNNRDIKVINLCLDTAKKYSNKENEIIPININKNQEINDTYQSLLNVVKGEILIFIKGNCYPEDSWLENLIKPFNDKNINIIAGEIEEIKTLHLFKKISYLIHKLIKKDKFKCSNIFDGQIANVAIKKEFLQQQKSLYLSNIKEKESTYYNRILNEVEAEIIYHPLAKVYQNHRD
- a CDS encoding Hpt domain-containing protein, translated to MDSANNERIVGYFIEEAKEHLETIEKGILDLSSAVNDEESINELFRAAHSIKGGAAMLNFTSIQKTAHRLEDAFKILRDDPLETDQTLESLFLKAYDILQDLLERLQGPFGLSEEEGEQIMEAAEPHFVELQNYIQQLADGEVPKPPQVTSASVRAMSPSLTAIPSDEVVMQVRQILQQMLVIFKQESTPNNRQQLQTMCDKLVNIAPEENGWQNILKCAKQAISNPKHSYRLLAPVIIKEVKLAGDCLEVGKGSEIAPSQGLEQLAYSKLPQILVSVDPNIAAETLAKVFNKEQISKLVNLLQAVH
- a CDS encoding IscS subfamily cysteine desulfurase, whose product is MMNRPIYLDNHATTKVDPQVLKAMMPYFTEYFGNPSSNAHIYGWEAEAAVKQARSIIAQTINADETEIIFTSGATEANNLAIKGIAEAYFTKGKHIITVQTEHKAVIEPCQYLQTLGFEVTFLPVEKNGLLDLNLLTKTIRDDTILVSVMTANNEIGVIQDITQIGAICRENEVIFHTDSAQAIGKISLDVQKMNIDLMSLTAHKIHGIKGIGALYIRRKNPRVKLASQIQGGGQERGFRSGTLCTPQIVGFAEAIKIALLELDLENKRQKELRNYLWQKLSQLDGIYLNGDLNQRLSGNLNISIDGVDGSALLLALQSVMAVSSGSACSSNSTKPSHVLKALGHSDKLAKASLRFGIGRFNTQEEIEKVAQFTVKTINNLRKLRSI